A stretch of the Streptomyces sp. WMMB303 genome encodes the following:
- a CDS encoding LacI family DNA-binding transcriptional regulator produces the protein MAGIKDVAARAGVSVATVSRVLNDHSGVREETRARVLSAVSELSYRPNTLARSLRTDQTRTLGLVISDVLNPFFTELARAVEDAARNRGYSVIIGNADEQLTLQDHHVRTLLDRRIDGLLVSPADGDSLALREAALLGIPMVFVDRWIEGLDVPLVRADGRPAVHDLVAHLYALGHRRLAIITGPVASTTSNERVDAFRSALHAHGLPLPESLIGQGDFQTASGRRATDAFFALPEPPDAIFATDNLMALGVMEQLRTLGMRVPHDVSLAAFDDIPWFLHTDPPITAIAQPTQELGHRAVAALTDLVEGRSAGSVTLSAHLTARRSCGEDERTRR, from the coding sequence ATGGCAGGCATCAAGGACGTCGCAGCCCGCGCGGGCGTCTCCGTGGCCACGGTCTCGCGCGTCCTCAACGACCACAGCGGGGTCCGCGAGGAGACCCGCGCCCGGGTGCTGTCCGCCGTCTCGGAGCTGAGCTACCGGCCCAACACGCTGGCCAGGTCGCTGCGTACCGACCAGACCCGCACCCTGGGGCTGGTCATCAGCGACGTGCTGAATCCTTTCTTCACGGAGCTGGCCCGCGCGGTCGAGGACGCGGCCCGCAACCGGGGCTACAGCGTGATCATCGGCAACGCCGACGAACAGCTCACGCTCCAGGACCACCACGTGCGCACCCTGCTGGACCGCCGGATCGACGGACTGCTCGTCTCCCCCGCCGACGGCGACTCCCTCGCACTGCGCGAGGCCGCACTGCTCGGCATCCCCATGGTCTTCGTCGACCGCTGGATCGAGGGACTCGACGTACCCCTGGTACGCGCCGACGGGCGGCCCGCGGTTCACGATCTCGTCGCCCATCTGTACGCGCTCGGACACCGGCGGCTGGCTATCATCACCGGGCCCGTGGCCAGCACCACCAGCAACGAGAGGGTGGACGCCTTCCGTTCGGCGCTGCACGCGCACGGCCTTCCGTTGCCCGAGAGTCTCATCGGACAGGGCGACTTCCAGACCGCGAGCGGGCGGCGGGCGACGGACGCGTTCTTCGCCCTCCCGGAGCCACCGGACGCGATCTTCGCGACCGACAACCTGATGGCGCTCGGCGTCATGGAGCAGCTCCGCACCCTCGGGATGCGGGTCCCGCACGACGTGTCGCTCGCCGCCTTCGACGACATCCCGTGGTTCCTGCACACCGACCCCCCGATCACCGCCATCGCCCAACCCACCCAGGAACTGGGCCACCGCGCGGTCGCCGCACTGACCGACCTGGTGGAGGGCCGGAGCGCCGGTTCCGTCACGCTCTCCGCCCACCTCACAGCGCGCCGCTCCTGCGGCGAAGACGAAAGGACGCGTCGTTGA
- a CDS encoding S28 family serine protease translates to MRKTLRWLLSLVVLIGTFSVGSASAGAATAADPAAGKDIKDRILAVPGMSLIEEKPVDGYRFFLLNYEQPVDHRRPWKGTFKQRISILHKDTNRPTVFFTSGYNLNTNPSRSEPTQLTDGNQVSMEYRFFTPSRPEPADWSKLTIWQAASDQHRIHQALKKIYRKNWIATGGSKGGMTATYYRRFYPRDMDGTVPYVAPNDVRNDEDSAYYRFFRNVGSKECRDRLNGAQHEIFERRGAMVSRIKAWAKENDYTFKLAGSADRAFELVAQDLVWGFWQYHLESECDQVPATDASTDTLYKWADEIGGWSAGTDQGITPYVPYYYQAGTQMGSPDYEEPLLDDVRKYPGLNVPSTYVPRSIPVEFNKHDRAMRDIDRWVRHRSSQMLYIYGENDPWGAEPFRPGRHTEDTAVFWAPGQDHGARIATLEDDDRAAATKMVLEFAGLDHDADKKKPERLTKYDRKLDKPRKQTLELRP, encoded by the coding sequence ATGCGTAAAACGCTCAGATGGCTGCTGTCTCTGGTGGTGCTGATAGGCACCTTCAGTGTCGGCAGCGCCTCGGCGGGGGCTGCCACCGCGGCCGATCCCGCGGCGGGCAAGGACATCAAGGACCGCATCCTCGCGGTGCCCGGGATGAGCCTCATCGAGGAGAAGCCCGTCGACGGTTACCGCTTCTTCCTGCTCAACTATGAACAGCCGGTGGACCACCGGCGTCCTTGGAAGGGCACGTTCAAACAGCGCATCTCCATCCTGCACAAGGACACGAACCGGCCCACGGTCTTCTTCACCAGCGGCTACAACCTCAACACCAACCCGAGCCGCAGTGAGCCGACGCAGCTGACGGACGGCAACCAGGTCTCCATGGAGTACCGGTTCTTCACGCCCTCCAGGCCCGAGCCCGCGGACTGGTCGAAGCTGACCATCTGGCAGGCGGCCAGCGATCAGCACCGCATCCACCAGGCGCTCAAGAAGATCTACCGCAAGAACTGGATCGCGACCGGCGGCAGCAAGGGCGGCATGACCGCGACGTACTACCGCCGCTTCTATCCGCGTGACATGGACGGGACAGTCCCCTACGTGGCGCCCAACGACGTCCGCAACGACGAGGACTCGGCGTACTACCGGTTCTTCCGCAACGTCGGCTCCAAGGAGTGCCGGGACCGGCTCAACGGCGCGCAGCACGAGATCTTCGAGCGGCGCGGCGCGATGGTCTCGCGGATCAAGGCGTGGGCCAAGGAGAACGACTACACCTTCAAGCTGGCAGGCAGCGCAGACCGGGCGTTCGAACTGGTCGCGCAGGACCTCGTCTGGGGCTTCTGGCAGTACCACCTGGAGAGCGAGTGCGACCAGGTGCCCGCCACCGACGCCTCCACGGACACGCTCTACAAGTGGGCCGACGAGATCGGCGGCTGGTCGGCCGGCACCGACCAGGGCATCACCCCCTACGTGCCGTACTACTACCAGGCGGGCACCCAGATGGGGTCGCCCGACTACGAGGAGCCGCTCCTCGACGACGTGCGCAAGTACCCGGGCCTGAACGTGCCGAGCACCTACGTGCCGCGCAGCATCCCGGTGGAGTTCAACAAGCACGACAGGGCGATGCGCGACATCGACCGCTGGGTGCGCCACCGCTCCTCGCAGATGCTCTACATCTACGGTGAGAACGACCCGTGGGGCGCCGAGCCGTTCCGTCCCGGCCGGCACACCGAGGACACGGCCGTCTTCTGGGCGCCCGGACAGGACCACGGCGCGCGGATCGCCACCCTCGAGGACGACGACCGGGCCGCCGCCACCAAGATGGTGCTGGAGTTCGCCGGACTGGACCACGACGCGGACAAGAAGAAGCCCGAACGTCTGACGAAGTACGACAGGAAGCTGGACAAGCCCCGGAAGCAGACGCTGGAACTGCGTCCCTGA
- a CDS encoding sugar phosphate isomerase/epimerase family protein yields MRLAFSTLGVPGMPVDEVLRLAADSGFHGVELRAHPEEPVHPGLDRTARQRVAAQFAEAGLAPLSVAGYPRMAESGEDAPVLEEVRALLELAHDVGAPYARVFPGGGPDVAEGDTNAVRRLRQAAVIAADLGVRVLLETHDSHATGADAARILSAVDHPGAGALWDVMHTWRGCEDPEETYRLLAPYLGYVQVKDIASREDPAPLAPGEGVLPLTEVADVLTRATDAQAGAGTEWLCWEYEKRWFPQARELPVLLPGVRDHLLGLLAEAA; encoded by the coding sequence ATGCGACTCGCGTTCTCCACGCTCGGCGTGCCCGGCATGCCCGTCGACGAAGTGCTGCGGCTGGCCGCCGACTCGGGCTTCCACGGCGTCGAACTGCGCGCCCACCCGGAGGAGCCCGTGCACCCCGGCCTCGACCGCACCGCGCGGCAACGGGTGGCGGCGCAGTTCGCGGAGGCCGGTCTCGCGCCGCTGAGCGTCGCCGGATACCCGCGGATGGCCGAGAGCGGCGAGGACGCGCCGGTGCTGGAGGAGGTGCGCGCCCTGCTGGAGCTGGCCCACGACGTGGGCGCGCCGTACGCCCGGGTCTTCCCCGGCGGTGGCCCGGACGTCGCGGAAGGCGACACGAACGCCGTACGGCGGCTGCGGCAGGCCGCCGTCATCGCCGCCGATCTGGGGGTGCGGGTGCTGCTGGAGACGCACGACTCGCACGCCACCGGCGCGGACGCGGCGCGGATCCTGAGCGCGGTCGACCACCCGGGCGCCGGAGCCCTGTGGGATGTCATGCACACCTGGCGAGGCTGCGAGGACCCGGAGGAGACCTACCGGCTGCTCGCCCCGTACCTCGGCTATGTGCAGGTGAAGGACATCGCCTCCCGGGAGGACCCCGCGCCGCTGGCGCCCGGCGAGGGCGTGCTGCCGCTCACCGAGGTCGCGGACGTGCTGACCCGGGCGACGGACGCACAGGCGGGCGCGGGCACCGAGTGGCTGTGCTGGGAGTACGAGAAGCGCTGGTTCCCACAGGCCCGTGAGCTGCCCGTGCTGCTGCCCGGGGTCCGCGACCATCTGCTGGGCCTGCTGGCCGAAGCGGCCTGA
- the rbsD gene encoding D-ribose pyranase, translating to MKKSGILNRHLSGALARLGHTDLVVVCDVGLPVPEGPDVVDLAFRAGVPGFAEVLAGLLEELEVEGARAAAEVRQANPECGALLEGHFPELELVPHEELKALTRQARLVVRTGEAKPYANVVLRCGVPF from the coding sequence ATGAAGAAGTCCGGAATCCTCAACCGCCACCTCAGCGGCGCCCTGGCCCGGCTCGGGCACACCGACCTGGTCGTGGTCTGCGACGTCGGCCTCCCCGTCCCGGAGGGCCCCGACGTGGTGGACCTGGCCTTCCGCGCCGGGGTGCCCGGCTTCGCCGAGGTACTCGCCGGCCTCCTGGAGGAACTGGAGGTGGAGGGTGCCCGTGCCGCCGCGGAGGTACGACAGGCCAACCCCGAGTGCGGCGCCCTGCTGGAGGGGCACTTCCCGGAGCTGGAACTGGTGCCGCACGAGGAGCTGAAGGCGCTGACCCGGCAGGCCCGGCTGGTGGTGCGCACCGGCGAGGCCAAGCCCTACGCGAACGTGGTGCTGCGCTGCGGCGTGCCGTTCTGA
- a CDS encoding sugar ABC transporter ATP-binding protein, with protein MTTPDPPPARELLRTEGIRKTFPGVVALDGVDFDLRAGEVHVLLGENGAGKSTLIKVLSGTYRPDEGRVLCDGRTVRIADAEAAEKLGIATIHQEFNLVPHLSVAENIFLGRQPRRLGLVDRRKMEADAKVLLDRVGITASPRTPVGRLGIAGRQMVEIAKALSLRTRILIMDEPTAVLTAEEVNRLFTIVRKLRAEGVGVVFITHHLEEIPAIGDRVTVLRDGRSVGQVPAGTGQEELVRLMVGRSIEQQYPRQAAPAQGAGAGSAAPLLRVTGLRRQGAFDNVSFEVRAGEVVGIAGLVGAGRTEVARAVFGADRYDAGRVEVAGKRLPGGDVWASHAAGLGLVPEDRKGQGLLPDASVSENLGLVTLREASKGGLVDRAGQRRAASRIAERLGVRMAGLDQHVRTLSGGNQQKVVIGKWLLANSRVLILDEPTRGIDVGAKVEIYQLVNELTASGHAVLMISSDLPEVLGMSDRVLVMSQGRIAGELTAREATQDAVMALAVGTSAPGTSEMEDSPRGH; from the coding sequence TTGACCACCCCAGACCCGCCCCCGGCACGGGAACTGCTGCGCACGGAAGGCATCCGCAAGACCTTCCCCGGCGTGGTCGCGCTCGACGGTGTCGACTTCGACCTGCGCGCCGGTGAAGTGCACGTCCTGCTGGGCGAGAACGGCGCCGGCAAGAGCACGCTGATCAAGGTGCTCTCCGGTACCTACCGCCCGGACGAGGGGCGGGTGCTCTGCGACGGCCGAACCGTACGGATCGCCGACGCCGAGGCCGCCGAGAAGCTCGGCATCGCCACCATCCACCAGGAGTTCAACCTGGTGCCGCACCTGTCCGTCGCGGAGAACATCTTCCTGGGGCGGCAGCCGCGCCGCCTGGGCCTCGTGGACCGCAGGAAGATGGAGGCGGACGCGAAGGTGCTGCTGGACCGGGTCGGGATCACCGCCTCGCCGCGCACCCCGGTGGGCAGGCTCGGCATCGCCGGCCGGCAGATGGTCGAGATCGCCAAGGCGCTCAGCCTGCGCACCCGCATCCTGATCATGGACGAGCCGACCGCAGTGCTCACCGCCGAAGAGGTCAACCGCCTGTTCACCATCGTCCGCAAGCTGCGGGCCGAGGGCGTGGGCGTCGTCTTCATCACCCACCACCTGGAGGAGATCCCCGCCATCGGCGACCGGGTCACGGTGCTGCGGGACGGCCGCAGCGTCGGCCAGGTCCCGGCCGGCACCGGGCAGGAGGAGCTGGTGCGGCTGATGGTGGGCCGCAGCATCGAGCAGCAGTACCCGCGCCAGGCCGCACCGGCCCAGGGCGCCGGCGCCGGGTCCGCCGCCCCGCTGCTGCGGGTGACCGGGCTGCGCAGGCAGGGCGCGTTCGACAACGTCTCCTTCGAGGTGCGCGCCGGCGAGGTCGTCGGCATCGCCGGGCTGGTCGGCGCGGGCCGCACCGAGGTGGCGCGGGCCGTCTTCGGCGCCGACCGCTACGACGCCGGCCGCGTCGAGGTCGCCGGCAAGCGGCTGCCCGGCGGCGACGTGTGGGCCTCGCACGCGGCCGGGCTGGGGCTGGTCCCCGAGGACCGCAAGGGGCAGGGCCTGCTGCCGGACGCCTCGGTCTCGGAGAACCTCGGCCTGGTCACCCTCCGCGAGGCGAGCAAGGGCGGCCTGGTGGACCGGGCGGGGCAGCGCAGGGCGGCGTCCCGGATCGCCGAGCGGCTCGGGGTGCGGATGGCCGGCCTGGACCAGCACGTGCGCACGCTCTCCGGCGGCAACCAGCAGAAAGTCGTGATCGGCAAGTGGCTGCTCGCCAACAGCCGCGTGCTGATCCTCGACGAACCGACCCGCGGCATCGACGTGGGCGCGAAGGTCGAGATCTACCAGCTCGTCAACGAGCTGACGGCCTCCGGCCACGCGGTGCTGATGATTTCCAGCGACCTCCCCGAGGTGCTGGGCATGAGCGATCGGGTCCTGGTGATGTCCCAGGGCCGGATCGCCGGTGAACTGACCGCGCGGGAAGCGACCCAGGACGCCGTCATGGCCCTGGCCGTCGGCACCTCCGCGCCAGGAACGAGCGAGATGGAGGACTCTCCCCGTGGCCATTGA
- a CDS encoding sugar phosphate isomerase/epimerase family protein, translated as MSRTHTTREGLARLSVNQETVRQLSLPELARGAAELGIGGVGLWREPVRAHGPAAAARLMRRHGLAVTSLCRGGFFTAREPAARRAALDDNRAALDEAAELGTGVLVLVSGGLPEGERDLAAARERAAEALAELVPAARERGVRLALEPLHPMYAADRCVVSTLGQALDLAGRFPAEEVGIVADAYHLWWDERVPRQLAQAGAQHRIALLQLADWVTPLPAGVLLGRGQLGDGAVDLRAFRGWADAAGYRGPVEVEIFNPALWERDGAQVLRETAARYLRHVL; from the coding sequence GTGAGCCGGACGCACACCACCAGGGAGGGCCTGGCGCGGCTCTCGGTGAACCAGGAGACCGTGCGCCAGCTCTCGCTGCCCGAACTGGCCCGCGGCGCTGCCGAGCTGGGCATCGGCGGCGTCGGACTGTGGCGTGAGCCGGTGCGGGCCCACGGTCCGGCTGCCGCGGCCCGTCTCATGCGCCGGCACGGGCTGGCCGTCACCTCGCTGTGCCGGGGCGGATTCTTCACCGCGCGGGAGCCCGCGGCGCGGCGCGCCGCGTTGGACGACAACCGCGCGGCGCTCGACGAGGCGGCCGAACTGGGCACCGGCGTCCTGGTGCTGGTCTCCGGCGGGCTGCCGGAGGGGGAGCGGGATCTCGCGGCGGCGCGCGAGCGGGCCGCCGAAGCGCTCGCCGAACTCGTCCCCGCCGCCCGGGAGCGCGGTGTGCGGCTGGCACTCGAACCGCTGCACCCGATGTACGCCGCTGACCGGTGCGTGGTCTCCACTCTCGGTCAGGCTCTCGACCTCGCCGGGCGGTTCCCCGCCGAGGAGGTCGGGATCGTGGCCGACGCCTACCATCTGTGGTGGGACGAGCGGGTGCCGCGGCAGCTCGCACAGGCCGGTGCGCAGCACCGGATCGCGCTCCTCCAGCTCGCGGACTGGGTCACCCCGCTGCCCGCCGGGGTGCTGCTGGGGCGCGGCCAGTTGGGAGACGGCGCGGTCGATCTGCGGGCCTTCCGCGGATGGGCGGACGCCGCGGGCTACCGGGGGCCGGTGGAGGTGGAGATCTTCAACCCGGCGCTGTGGGAGCGGGATGGCGCCCAGGTGCTGCGGGAGACCGCGGCGCGGTATCTCCGGCACGTCCTGTAG
- a CDS encoding ribokinase, producing MHGYDLLVVGSANADLVIGLERRPGPGETVLGSDMVIHPGGKGANQAAAAARLGARTTLLARVGADAYGRMLADAQRAAGADPAGLLTGAGAPGTVDDGGTGGAAEGEDAPTGVALITVDAAGDNSIVVSPGANARLTPDDVAAARDLFEAAAVVSLQLEIPLETVAAAARAAAEHGARVVLNPSPPARLPSDVLALCDPLVLNEHEARLLLAGGQPDSDPGRSPGSDPEEWANALLALGPRSVVVTLGAEGALVAGPGVGSAPGSEGADGTGTVRVPSPRVRAVDTTGAGDAFTGALGWRLGRGDGLVDAVRYAVRVGALAVTRPGAQESYPSAADVEAADQESAA from the coding sequence ATGCACGGATACGACCTGCTGGTCGTAGGTTCCGCCAACGCCGACCTGGTCATCGGCCTCGAACGCCGACCGGGCCCCGGCGAGACGGTGCTCGGGTCGGACATGGTGATCCACCCGGGCGGCAAGGGCGCGAACCAGGCGGCGGCAGCCGCCCGACTCGGCGCCCGCACCACCCTGCTCGCACGCGTCGGTGCCGACGCGTACGGCCGCATGCTGGCCGACGCACAGCGGGCGGCGGGTGCCGACCCGGCGGGGCTCCTGACCGGAGCAGGCGCGCCCGGCACGGTGGACGACGGCGGCACCGGCGGTGCCGCCGAGGGCGAGGACGCTCCGACCGGCGTCGCCCTCATCACCGTGGACGCGGCCGGCGACAACAGCATCGTCGTCTCCCCCGGTGCCAACGCCCGCCTCACGCCCGACGACGTGGCAGCGGCGCGCGACCTCTTCGAGGCCGCCGCCGTCGTCTCCCTCCAACTGGAGATCCCCCTGGAGACGGTCGCCGCAGCGGCGCGAGCCGCCGCCGAGCACGGGGCGCGGGTGGTGCTCAACCCCTCCCCGCCCGCCCGGCTGCCCTCGGACGTGCTGGCCCTGTGCGATCCGCTGGTGCTCAACGAGCACGAGGCGCGGCTGCTGCTGGCCGGCGGGCAGCCGGACTCGGACCCCGGGCGATCCCCGGGCTCGGATCCGGAGGAGTGGGCGAACGCGCTCCTCGCACTGGGCCCCCGCAGTGTCGTGGTCACCCTGGGCGCCGAAGGCGCGCTGGTGGCCGGTCCCGGAGTGGGCTCCGCACCGGGCTCCGAGGGGGCGGACGGCACCGGCACGGTGCGGGTGCCCAGTCCACGGGTGCGGGCCGTGGACACCACCGGTGCGGGCGACGCCTTCACCGGCGCGCTCGGCTGGCGACTGGGCCGCGGCGACGGGCTGGTGGACGCCGTGCGCTACGCAGTACGCGTCGGTGCCCTCGCGGTGACCCGCCCGGGTGCCCAGGAGTCCTACCCGAGCGCGGCGGACGTCGAGGCCGCCGACCAGGAGAGCGCGGCATGA
- a CDS encoding dihydrodipicolinate synthase family protein gives MIRLPDPATGGLRTRASRRRPAPAVRGPHREGAGAGPQPASRRLLAAAHVVADPLADVPPDGPAALDWDATLAFRHHLWSHGLGVAEAMDTAQRGAGLDRAGAGELIRRTAAEAKAVGGQLVCGVGTDLLDPRVPGRGRAAAPAATSAVVAAYEEQLALTEEAGAQAVLLASRGLAAVARGPEDYEHVYGTLLRQASSPVVLHWLGPAFDPALEGYWGSRDPDVAADTLLRIVAAHPGKVDGVKVSLLDADREVALRRRLPAGVRCYTGDDLHYPQLIEGDRAGHSDALLGVFDPLAPFAAHAAALLDAGDAAGFRTVLDPTVALARHLFQEPTRYYKTGVVLLAWLCGHQEHFTMVGGLQSARSLPHLARAWELADELGLFPDPERAEHRMKQLLAVGGVVQ, from the coding sequence GTGATCCGGCTGCCCGACCCCGCCACCGGGGGCCTCCGCACCCGCGCATCCCGCCGCCGCCCCGCCCCGGCCGTACGCGGACCCCACCGGGAGGGCGCCGGGGCCGGGCCGCAGCCCGCGAGTCGCAGGCTCCTGGCCGCCGCCCATGTGGTGGCCGACCCGTTGGCCGACGTGCCGCCCGACGGCCCCGCCGCGCTCGACTGGGACGCCACCCTCGCCTTCCGGCACCACCTGTGGAGCCACGGGCTGGGGGTCGCCGAGGCCATGGACACGGCACAGCGTGGTGCGGGCCTGGACCGGGCGGGTGCCGGTGAGCTGATCCGGCGTACGGCCGCCGAGGCGAAGGCGGTCGGCGGGCAGTTGGTCTGCGGTGTGGGAACCGACCTGCTGGACCCCCGGGTACCGGGCCGGGGCCGGGCGGCTGCGCCGGCGGCGACGTCCGCGGTCGTCGCCGCCTACGAGGAACAGTTGGCGCTGACCGAGGAGGCGGGCGCGCAGGCCGTCCTGCTGGCCTCCCGCGGACTGGCGGCCGTCGCGCGCGGTCCGGAGGACTACGAGCACGTCTACGGCACTCTGCTGCGCCAGGCGAGCAGCCCGGTCGTGCTGCACTGGCTGGGGCCCGCGTTCGACCCCGCGCTGGAGGGCTACTGGGGCAGCCGTGACCCGGACGTGGCCGCCGATACCCTGCTGCGCATCGTCGCGGCGCACCCCGGGAAGGTGGACGGGGTGAAGGTCTCGCTGCTGGACGCGGACCGTGAAGTGGCACTGCGGCGGCGGCTGCCGGCCGGGGTGCGCTGCTACACCGGGGACGACCTCCACTACCCGCAGCTGATCGAAGGCGACCGGGCGGGCCACAGCGACGCGCTGCTGGGGGTCTTCGATCCGCTGGCGCCGTTCGCCGCGCACGCCGCGGCACTGCTGGACGCGGGCGACGCGGCGGGATTCCGGACGGTGCTCGACCCGACGGTCGCCCTGGCCCGGCACCTCTTCCAGGAGCCGACCCGGTACTACAAGACCGGTGTGGTGCTGCTCGCCTGGCTCTGCGGGCACCAGGAGCACTTCACCATGGTCGGCGGGCTCCAGTCGGCCCGCTCGCTGCCGCATCTGGCGCGGGCCTGGGAACTCGCGGACGAACTCGGCCTCTTCCCCGACCCCGAGCGCGCCGAGCACCGGATGAAGCAGCTGCTCGCGGTGGGGGGAGTGGTCCAGTGA
- a CDS encoding LacI family DNA-binding transcriptional regulator produces the protein MAVTLADVAARAGVSSATVSRVLSGDYPVAGGTRSRVLRAVAELEYVVDGPASALAAASSDLLGILVNDIADPFFGIIAGAVQGELDSGEDAPVPRRLAVVCNTGGSPERELTYLTLLQRQRAAAIVLTGGALEDPAHRASLAARLRRLAADGTRIVLCGRPPLDPPEPGAEAAAPPGPDARPVARADARRVAATRGRSARRAARGALLTVAFDNRGGAHALTGHLLALGHRHIGYVAGPSERTTTRHRLAGHVAALAAYGAAGPDEAERLTVHAGGYDRSCGYRGAVELLCRAPETTAVLAANDTVALGVCSALRDAGLRVPQDVSVAGFDDLPFSADAAPGLTTVRLPLREAGARAGQLALGTRPPPPGGTTTMPHALVVRASTAPPRAGA, from the coding sequence ATGGCAGTGACCCTGGCGGACGTCGCCGCACGCGCCGGTGTCTCCTCCGCGACCGTCTCGCGCGTGCTGAGCGGCGACTACCCCGTCGCGGGCGGCACCCGGAGCCGCGTGCTGCGCGCCGTGGCCGAGCTGGAGTACGTGGTGGACGGCCCCGCCAGCGCGCTCGCCGCCGCCAGTTCCGACCTGCTGGGCATCCTCGTCAACGACATCGCCGACCCGTTCTTCGGCATCATCGCCGGAGCCGTGCAGGGCGAACTGGACAGCGGTGAGGACGCCCCGGTGCCGCGCAGACTCGCGGTGGTCTGCAACACCGGCGGGTCACCCGAACGGGAGCTGACCTACCTCACCCTGCTGCAGCGACAGCGGGCGGCGGCGATCGTGCTGACCGGCGGAGCGCTCGAGGATCCGGCACACCGCGCCTCCCTGGCCGCACGCCTGAGGCGGCTGGCCGCGGACGGCACCCGGATCGTGCTGTGCGGCAGACCGCCGCTGGACCCCCCGGAGCCGGGCGCGGAAGCTGCTGCGCCTCCGGGGCCGGACGCGCGGCCGGTCGCACGGGCGGACGCGCGGCGGGTCGCGGCGACACGGGGCAGGAGCGCCCGGCGCGCGGCGCGCGGTGCCCTCCTGACCGTGGCCTTCGACAACCGCGGCGGCGCACACGCACTGACCGGGCATCTGCTGGCGCTGGGCCACCGGCACATCGGCTATGTCGCCGGGCCTTCGGAGCGGACCACCACCCGGCACCGGCTGGCGGGCCATGTGGCGGCACTGGCCGCGTACGGGGCCGCCGGTCCGGACGAGGCGGAGCGGCTGACCGTGCACGCGGGCGGCTACGACCGGTCCTGCGGCTACCGGGGCGCGGTCGAGCTGCTGTGCAGGGCGCCGGAGACGACCGCTGTGCTGGCCGCCAACGACACCGTCGCACTCGGCGTCTGCTCCGCCCTGCGCGACGCCGGGCTGCGCGTCCCGCAGGACGTGTCGGTGGCCGGATTCGACGACCTGCCCTTCAGCGCCGACGCCGCGCCGGGGCTGACCACCGTGCGGCTGCCGCTGCGCGAGGCCGGTGCCCGCGCCGGACAGCTCGCCCTGGGTACCCGGCCGCCCCCGCCGGGCGGGACGACGACCATGCCGCACGCGCTGGTGGTCCGCGCTTCCACCGCGCCGCCCCGCGCCGGAGCGTGA
- a CDS encoding Gfo/Idh/MocA family oxidoreductase, protein MSRRTLRIAMNGVTGRMGHRQHLVRSLLALREEGGLDLGGGRTLWPEPVLVGRREDALRSLAQQHGLDPRAVSTDLDAVLADDSIEVYFDAQITSARLAALRKAVAAGKHVYAEKPTATSLDGALELARAAARAGVEHGVVQDKLFLPGLRKLARLVGSGFFGRVLSVRGEFGYWVFEGDWQSAQRPSWNYRAEDGGGIAGDMFPHWEYVLHNLFGRVTSVQAHLATHLPHRWDERGEPYLATADDAAYGIFTLEGGVVAQINSSWAVRVHRDELVEFQVDGTEGSAVAGLRGCRYQHRAGTPRPVWNPDLPAAERFRDQWQEVPDNDGDEETNGFKAQWELFLRRVADRDGTAPVGGDEGDAGDGARGEAAGPCPWDLLAGARGVQLAELAHISSAEGRRVEVPELVL, encoded by the coding sequence GTGTCACGCAGGACGCTCCGCATCGCCATGAACGGCGTCACCGGCCGGATGGGCCACCGTCAGCACCTCGTGCGCTCCCTGCTCGCGCTGCGCGAGGAGGGCGGACTCGACCTGGGCGGCGGCCGGACGCTGTGGCCCGAACCGGTCCTGGTGGGCCGCAGAGAGGACGCGTTGCGCTCCCTCGCGCAGCAGCACGGGCTGGACCCGCGGGCCGTCTCCACCGACCTGGACGCGGTGCTGGCGGACGACAGCATCGAGGTCTACTTCGACGCACAGATCACCTCCGCGCGCCTCGCCGCACTGCGCAAAGCCGTCGCGGCCGGAAAGCACGTCTACGCGGAGAAGCCCACCGCCACCTCGCTCGACGGCGCCCTGGAACTGGCCAGGGCGGCAGCCCGGGCCGGAGTCGAGCACGGCGTCGTCCAGGACAAGCTCTTCCTGCCCGGACTGCGCAAACTCGCCCGGCTGGTCGGGAGCGGCTTCTTCGGCCGGGTGCTCTCGGTGCGGGGCGAGTTCGGCTACTGGGTCTTCGAGGGCGACTGGCAGAGCGCCCAGCGGCCCTCGTGGAACTACCGGGCCGAGGACGGCGGCGGCATCGCCGGTGACATGTTCCCGCACTGGGAGTACGTGCTGCACAACCTCTTCGGCCGGGTCACCTCCGTCCAGGCCCACCTGGCCACCCACCTGCCGCACCGCTGGGACGAGCGGGGCGAGCCCTACCTGGCCACGGCGGACGACGCCGCGTACGGCATCTTCACCCTGGAGGGCGGCGTCGTCGCTCAGATCAACTCCTCCTGGGCGGTACGGGTGCACCGCGACGAACTGGTCGAGTTCCAGGTGGACGGCACCGAGGGCTCCGCCGTCGCCGGTCTGCGCGGCTGCCGCTACCAGCACCGGGCCGGCACCCCCAGGCCGGTGTGGAACCCGGACCTGCCCGCTGCCGAGCGCTTCCGCGACCAGTGGCAGGAGGTGCCCGACAACGACGGGGACGAGGAGACCAACGGCTTCAAGGCCCAGTGGGAGCTCTTCCTGCGCCGCGTCGCCGACCGGGACGGCACCGCCCCGGTCGGCGGCGACGAGGGCGACGCCGGCGACGGCGCCCGGGGGGAGGCCGCCGGGCCGTGCCCCTGGGACCTGCTCGCGGGCGCCCGCGGCGTGCAGCTCGCCGAACTGGCCCATATCTCCTCGGCGGAGGGCCGCCGCGTCGAGGTACCGGAGCTGGTGCTGTGA